The nucleotide sequence AAATTAGGCCAAGTTTCATGTGAAAGATAGCCCTATCAGTCTTTAGATCATTATCACCATAAAAAATCCGCAAGTCCAAGATTTCTGAGGTGGACTGATCAGGAACCTCCTaaatcattttactttctttttccaAGTTACAGATCAGTACTCCCTCCACacatttcttttttgtttgtcCCAAAGAGAATGATACCTTTTTGTATTTAtagtaataatttaattttaaacttatcCTTTTACCCATAATAAGATGAATTAAAGCTACAAAAAGGTCTACTATATATTTTagattacaagtttcaaaaaaagaaaatatttttaaagtatGTGCCTCAAACACTGTCATAGAAATCGagactaagagcccgtttggacataagaaaaaatttcctttttttcgaaatttttttgctttttttcgaaatcaatgtTTGGctataaaatttcaaattttcacttgaagatgaattttggaatttttcgaaagtttaaaaaactccaaaaaactatttttcaaaattttcgctcagatcactcacaaaacttcaaaaacaaccccaaattatattcatgtccaaatacaatgcttagttttcaaataccattttcacttgaaaaaaaactaattttttccggaattttacaattcttatgtccaaatgcccactAAAAGTGTGTCAATAAGAAAATGAACCTTATTCCTGACTAAAGTCTAATGGTTCACTCACGAGCTGAGGACAGACTCAAGACcatataaagaaaaaaaggatCAATTCTCTCGCAAATGTGAAACATTCTAACACCTCCACATGCTCAAAACTGGATATATGGAGAGTGGCAATATAAATGGGGCTCCAACGGCGGTATACCTAGAATATGGATGAGTCTGGTTGTGATAGCgtgataaaaaaaaaactttgaaaCTAACCCAATCCAAAATACTAGCTTATGAGGTGAGTATCGATCAAGACATTATAAGGAGATAACAGCTCATTCTATATTTGAACAATATCGTGTACTAGTCATCTAACATTACAAGCTGACAGAAAATCTTTACATACAGAAATAAGGGGGAAGATAACAAATTATAATTTCAATGATTGAAGAGCTAAGGATTTTGAAAGAATCAAATAAGGGCCATCCTCCGGATATATGAAATAACTTCATGAACAATGTAGTTATGGCCTTGAACCAGAGTCTACTATCCACGTGCATCCATGAAGATGTGGACTCCCCATATTAATTGAATATGTTTTTTTCTATAGACTTGTgcttttcctttaaaaaaaaaagaagcgtAGAAAGTAATGTACAATAGTATATTGGAGGGGTCGCTTTGAATGCATGTGAAGCAAATTATTGAGACCTCTTTCTTTTGGCCCTACAAATTACAGTCTTCTTTTATCCAGATAGAATGGAGCAAAATTAAAGGACTGGCATCTTATAATATAGCAGCCCTAAACAGGAAATATGAGATGGCAGCAAAATTTTATACCTAAATATTTGAAGCagaaattaaaaagagaaatagAGAAAGGGAAAATATAAAAAGAATTGGATCCATTTGATAAATAGCACAAAGTAAATATTAATTTTAGGACATAAAGTAAAACCTTAAAACCATCACAATTATCTCATAGCCAAacactttaagctaaattgtaaTGATAAGTTGACTCGCTTGTACGGACCACACAAATGTGTTATGGGTTCATTCGAAATCTTATATTTGTGTGTATAAAttcaataaataaatataaattataaaatCTTAACTCAATAAATCAAAAAATGGTGATAGAATCTCGAAATCACACCCATGAAAATCGAATTATGAATCTGTCGCCGTGTATAAAATATTGGTGTGCATCACCGACAATATGGCGACTGTAACAGTTACGAACTTACGATAAAGATGATCaagaaattataaaaaatttatattttgagattttggtatgtataggaTGCAGACATGCTAAGCTTATAAACCATTACCTATTGGGGAGAGCATAAGTTATTTTAACCGTTAAAAGGAGGAATTCAGCCCACTAGGGGGACAATTCTTTTTTATTAGCTGTACGGTAAATTGGTAACAAATCTTGTTGCACCTGAAAAGATTGTAATTATCACTGCTTTTCCCAGTAATAGAACAGAAAAGGAGTATACTGTAACAGAGGgcaattttttggccgaaaatcacataaatgttttctttttcttccttctttttgttTGCAACAAGGAAGGTGGGGTGCGATGGGTTGTCTATAGTTTCTATAGTTAGGCACTTTCTGGTCAAAGTACAAGAAGAACTaactaatttattttctttttaatgcAATAAATCATCGTGATTACCACAAACTGGAAAAGCACAGGAAACGTTTACCAAATAAAATTACAATGCAAgaattaattttaataattataaccTCCATGTTCTCAGAAGTTGCTGGAATTAAGATTCCGAGGATAATCTTTTTTTGTCTTCTTCTTTGTAAGAATAGTATAAGTTTCGGATTAGCTAGAGGTGTCGGGTTCAATCCCTAAGAATGAAAAAATTCGGAGCGATTCTCCTTTTAATGGATCTTATGTCTACGCATTAATCGAAACCCCAAATAccatatcaacaacaacaacaacccagtataatacgcagactttacccctaccatagggtagagaggctgtttccaatagactctcgACATCCCTCCCTTCAATAACTCCACAAATACAAATATCAAATATCgagtgaaataataataataataataataataataataataataataataataataataataaaagaaaaaaccaaTAGCCCCTCCTCTGGGTCAAACTTGCTACAGTTCAAAAGAAAGTTTCTTTTTTTCTCCAACAAACTCTTCCACACACATGATTCCAAATAAAATGCACGAATGGATTTGGTCTATAGGCTTTTAGGGTACGTGCGCACATACTGCATGTAATGTATATTGCGTATGTCACTAACTACTTCGATTTGTAGCTACAAAAGGAACACTTTAAATTCACCGACTTCAATTTAATTTTAGATTCCCCTAAGTCAGAAATTCTTTCTACATAGAAGTAGTTATGTAAAACATACCATAACATGTTCTTGAAGTATTAGTCTAGAAAAATATCTTCTTCTTCCAATTAAAATATTCTTTTAATTTGCGTTTATAAGCAATAAACATATAATGGCATCAATACTTGTTAAAGAAAACACTTGTCCTTTATTAGTTATAGAAggattttcaaaaaaatttataatgtcatggaCCATTCCTTcaattttctttagattttgggTTGAATATGCAAATTCTTTCAATTTTATCAGACTCATTGTTTTCCGGTTCCGATCATGTCTACCTGAGATATTTTTTGAGCGGACAAAAGCTTCATGTATTTCAGTTGACTCAATAAGAATTAATTTACAAGTTACAATATATACTTGGCATTaataaccaatattgagttactattttatactcctttcgttcacttttatttgtacactatactaaaaatatatttttacttttatttgtccaatatactaaatcaagagaaAGATAATTTTTGTTTCCTATTTTACCCTTATTATTAATTACCCACGCCCCAAATCATTTTCCAAGACTTTTGAAAATGCTATCATTATAATGGgtaaaattgtaaaatatataCTTCATTTAGTTTTTTCTTAAAGAGAGTGCAAAATTAAAAGTGGACAACTAAAAGTGAATGGAGGGAGTAGCAAATAAGATATCATTTGTTGGAATGAAggcaagtaaaagaaaattaataaaagataattttgaatttatagataaagttctaaaatttaaatttaaattaaatctatatatatatatatatattaaagcaagaaagttaccatatataattgacattatggttaagccaagtggcaagctaataaatgtcaatagtatatgatAATTTTTCACTATGTACATAAATTATGCCATTAATTATATacaatctatatatctatatatatattaaagcaagaaagttaccatatataattgacattatggttaagctAAGTGGCAAACTAATAAAtatcaatagtatatggtaactttattatatatttgactattttagttaaataaaaatataatatatatatatatatatatagagagagagagagagggagagagagagagagagagagagagagaatttgaattaaaagataatattgaatttatagataaagttttaaaattcgaatttaaattaaaaataaaatttattttttatcatgttatcatacttaattcggttaatgatcatatgcaatcatgttaggaacttttgttatttttctaattatttaaatactacttcgcatctagcaaaaaaaaataactactccatataactataaaactctttcacatttaaaaccctataagtatagttctttaAAACATTGTaactagatttgaataaaacaaatttcttttaaaataaatataatatatagcgTACATGTCTGTGTTTatccaaataacaaaaaagagtttacaaaatcaaataaaagtttacttacatatataataaagtaaacatacatacATGCTgtagaaagaaacatcacaaaatcagtcaatattaaaaaaatgttcttttttcttcttgaagaatatttttttgaagagtcaatttgcataaatggatatcgaacaaataacaaaactttgtctatacaattgctatcattaatttcaatttagcacattcaaggaattgaaaGGTATAAGTTGAAACTCCTTCATTTAGCCgtagtcaagccaatattgcaagggtataatattttttttcgttgaagaatattagtttttaatcattagattatgtggaaggtttttttttcaaactcaacaagagataAATTGATTTCTAATTACTAGTTTCTATGGCGATTTTTTAAGTGTAACAAAgtgtatataaaaaaatattggtatgacgtgaaatattgttttttaaaaatgtaaacaaattatttcaaaaaaaaaactctttGCTTTTTTTTACTTCAAAGATATTAAAAAGACACGATATTTTTGAACtttagtagagagttttaaaattattataatagaagttatatcatggatgaactcaaaaaaccgaaatcttatggaatatttacataatatccggccatatttattatttaccttttatagctaatataaatagattaTATACCGACAATGcatgattatacacatattatatatggattgtatataaattacAAGTCATTCAATTTTTATTTAAGTGGTCGGGTGAGCATctatttaggctgattagataaagccaaaagaaaaatatgaaataatttcaacctaagactaaaaatataattaaagttcatatgtagacagtttttattaaaactcatccttttataatgaaataaattaattttttgtaacaaaagaaataatgacataaaaaataagataaaagaaaataaatattgaaaaaaatattagaaagatctaaaaaccagaaataaaagatgacaacaaatttcttcttatgtttcatctttgttgagtataaaaaatttgaaagttaatctcatcgatttcatatatattttttttcaactcaaatacatagattataagataaggatatcttagaatatttttttaaatttacattatgtgtcatttttaaaaaattactataactaacaaactgatatgatattcgaatttgaattggaatgcaatttgagtagtttgcattgaggttaaacCAAGCATGAtgtcgaaaaataaactacttgacaattttaagacaatatattaaaatttttataataataatcaactaatttaacatttaatgattcaaagaacaaaatttttgtatatatagggtattaaaaattcaaattctgggGTTAGAGATATCGATACATTTaaagtggagtcatactgaaataaatccggccaaagaatcatttaaatttttagatagccgattaaagtgaattttaaattaagaatAATATCTTCACTTACATCATTATAAATataatcattattataatatacataaagttttagaaattgaaattttaaaatagaaatattttttgaaagataatatcataccaaataagagttcaagttgtAGTATAAGAGTCACGTCATTATCAAAGAGTCGTTTATATCGTATCAACCTTTatgctttgccataaatatgagttattatttcactttgtgtCTATTTTTATGCTCCAATGACACctatgagaatagtgcaaaaataaaattatcactacgaaaaTTGAGAATATGTTtatcttttttcatgtagtgtttcttaattaatatttgacaattatctataattatttagaaggtttaaatgttacggttatttacatataattcaaatgactaagatatttaacatggttaatgtcaaatattaAAATGGAGTAAAAACAAatcactagctaaagaattttttttatatttttagatagccaactaaaattagttttgaattaagaataatattttcagttacattattataaaaataaatattgttgaaaaataatattttagaaactgaaattttaagaaagaaacaTTTTTAAGatatatcaacacaccaaattaAACTTCAAtgtagtaaaagagttaagtcttatccaaagagtcattcattgtttcaatatttgattgttttgccgtaaatatgagttattattttgcttcgtGACTATTTTTAAGATGCAATGACATCGGCAAGAatgatatcaaaaaagaaaaatagaagtgtaGATAATTAAAATTTTGTCAAATTTAAATCCATAAGAAATTTGGATTTTACcacaaattaaatatatattggTCCAATTAAGTAACATGGACTGGTATAATTGGGTTTGTTATTTAAATCCAATTAAATTGATTTAAATAAATGTCCAATATATTATTGGGCTAGCCCGTCAATTGGTCTTCTATCAAATGGGTCGGCCATAAGCCTCAAGCCCAATAATCTACTAGGGTTTTCTTGGAGACTACTACACCCCACACCTATATAAAAGGGTCAACGGAGAAGGCTAAGAGACAAGCAAGTAAGCAGAAGGAAAGACTAAAGAAGCTCTGAAGAATAGCATCAAGGTCTTCATCCATATCTGCAATCGTTGTAtgtggtcaaattccaaaggcGAACTCAAGTCATAGGCGGGCGGCTTCAAATCTTCCGTTCGTGATAACCCAACATCAAATCCTGGTTCGTGACGAGCTTCAAATTGTTCGTGACGTATTACAAATCTGAAATCCGTCAAGTTCAAAATCAAGCTTTCAAGCTCTTGAACCATCATCCGTgaggagaagaatcagaggaCTACATCTCTTTAGATTTAGAGATATTTTAGAGATTGTAACCCCATCACTTGAAATTGAATATAATATTTGTCGCTATATTTCttgtcttgattattatttttcaggAGCGAAATTTAGTCGTTACAAAttttggcacgcccagtgggaccatCTCTACCTATCATCTCTTCTCAACTCTCAACATTCAAGATCACTAAGATGGCTTCAAAGAAGATCGAAGTTGCTAACTCCAAGTTTTCTTCTGACGTTGAAAGTATCCTGAACGTTACTATGGGGAGTCTTGAGCCAATCACCCGGAGCAAGGCGAGCGTCTTGGGGCAACAAACACTCCAAGTGTCGTCTGCACCAATGCATGCATTGAGATCTTCATCATTCGAAGAAGAAAGGTCCTCTCCTAGCAAGTCAGAGAGAGGAGATAATATTGCAGAAGTTGTGGAGAAAGCTCTTGCTCAACTTACTTTATACAATACTAAGAGTCAGCTTACCCAACCTGATGATAAAGTCTTATGTGTTGGCTCTACGCCAATCTCACCACATGACATGTTCCAAACTAAGTTCAATCCGTGGGAAGGTCTCGGTTATTCTTCATCATCTGCAATAATCATGGAGGCAATGATGACTAACACTTCGACAATGGAGGGGCAACTTGCAAACCTAACAAAGGCGATTGATGGGTTAACAAAGTATGCTCAAGATCAAGATGTCCGTATCGCAAAATTGACAGGCATAGTTGAAAGCATGATGGATGGAGAATCAAGTCATGCACCTGGAAAGCTTCCTAAAGTCCACGAGAAGGCTGATCCTCCAACAAAACAAGGGTCATCCGCCAAAGAACTTCATGTCTCATCTGAAGGATCAATTCCCATAGAACAATTGAAGGAATTCATTATGGGAACTATCAAGGATAAGTATGAGGTCGCTTCAAAGTCTTCTCTCACGTACGCAAAGCCGTATACTGCAAGAATCGATAGCCTGAAGATGCCTGGCGGCTATCAACCTCCCAAATTTCAACAGTTCGACGGCAAGGGAAATCCAAAGCAACATGTTGCGCACTTTGTTGAGACATGCAACAATGcagggacttatggagattaccttgtCAAGCAGTTCGTCCGCTCACTAAAGGGgaatgcttttgattggtacaTCGACCTCAGGCTGGATCCATTGATAGTTGGGACCAATTGGAGCAAGAGTTTCTTAATCACTTTTATAGCACAAGGTGTACTGTGAGCATGGtggaacttacaaatactcgccAACGAAAAGATGAACTAGTTATTGACTTTATCAATCgatggaggaatgcaagccttaACTGCAAAGATAGGCTAAGCGAAGCTtctggcatagagatgtgcatccaaggaaTGCATTTGGGACTTCGTTATATCTTGAAAGGAATTAAGCCCAggacatttgaagaacttgccaCTCATGCTCATGATATGGAGTTGAACATGGCTTCTGCAGGAAACAAAGGGCTGCCCATCTACGAACCTCGAAAGGGAAGAGATAAGCAAGAAGTCAATAAATGGAGCAAGTTCGTACCCAAAAATGAAAGCAAAGAATCCATGAACGTCAATGCCTCTCCTTTGAAGTTTACTACCAAGGCGAGCAAGAAACAGAGTATAAAAACAACTTCATCTCAAGACAATGCAAATCGGAAGTTGACTCTCAAAGAGATGCAAGAAAAGGAGTACCCATTTCTAGACTCCGATGTGCCAGCAATatttgaagaactcctcgagttaaagcTTATTGAGCTGACAGAGATGAAGCGACCAGATGAAGCTGGAAAAAGCAATGACCCGaattactgcaaataccatcgGCTTGTAGGTCACCCTCTTGAGAAGTGTTTTGttttcaaggacaaagttatggattTGGCTCGTCAAAAGAAGATCGAGCTCGAAGTCGAAAAAGCAAGCACAAACCATGTGTCCATTACCTTTGGCTCATTCGATCCAATTGAGATATGCACCTATGAAGGGAATGAAGATGAAGAATTGTTGGAGGATGACAAAGTTCGAGTTGATCAACCTGATGAAGAAGGATGGACCCTGGTGACTCGTCGAAGACGCCGTAAATTGAGTCTGCAAAAAGGATCAATGAAGCAACCTATGAGGAATAAGATGGTGAGAAGACTAAAGAAGCTACAAATTGTTAAGAACCCAAAGAAGGAGGAGATAGAGACACACCATCACCAAAAGCCACGCCACCCGGTGACTTTGGGAAAATTTTTGCCGAGTTGGTTTCGCACGAGGATTTTTGACGATGATGACAAGGCCTTGTGTTGTAATGCTGataaataagaagaggaaaagaatgaAGTCAAGTCAACACTCTCATCATCACTATCTAATAGTCTTGTTGAGTCCTCCTTCCAAGAAGTAGATGTCTGTAATACAAAAATCACATTCACTAAAGACGATCTCCTACTTGGTGAGACACCACACAATCGCCCTTTGTTTATGGTGGGTTATGTGCTCGAGAGGAGGATAAACAGAATCTTGATAGATGACGGATCTGCAGTTAACATTCTTCCCATTCACATAATAAAAGAACTCAGCATCTCAACTGAAGAACTTTCTGAAAGCCGACTGATGATTCAAGGATTCAATCAAGGAGGACAAAGGGCCATAGGAGCTATCAAGCTGGAAATCGCTATGGGAGATATGCAATCAACTACATGGatgcatgtgatcgatgcaaagacttcatacaatttGTTGCTTGGTAGGCCGTGGATACACGAGAACAAAGTTGTCCCATCAACTTACTACcaatgtttgaaatataataaagATGGAGTCGAAAATAAGATAGTTGCTGATGACAAGCCGTTCTCTGAAGCCGAGGCATACTTCgctgatgcaaagttctacttgaagaaccacaTCATGAAGGGAGTAAAAGTTGATGACATCACGAAggccaaaggcaagaaaatagCTCCTTTATTTCGTTACGTCCCAAAAGTGAAGAAAGATGAAGGAGAATCATCAAGCCTCCAAAAAGGTGCACTAAGAGAATTAACCCTTCCTATCAAGCAGATTGATACCATAAAGTTATCTTCAAAGCTACTGGAAAATTTTGTGGCCCCTAACATGCCTCAAAATAAGGCACTCCCTACGAAACGCAcaaatgaaggttttgatccGAATGCTTACAGGTTGTTCGCAAAGGCTGGATATGATCCCAATGAACCATCTAAGCTAGGGAAGCTCCCACCTGAAGCTACTAGGAAAGCAAACATGATGAAGGATAATGAGCATGCGGTGAAGCAATCACGTGAGGGTCTAGGTTACAAACAACCCCCACCAGTTCGCATCTCCATTAGAAGAGTAAGTATTAACTATATCACGACGGAAGATGAACCCGTTGATCCTAATAAAAGGCCTTTTGTATTTGATCGACTTGGAGAACCAACTACAAGAACTTCTGTATTTGAGAGGTTGGGGCCATTGAAAAGGAAGAAGAACAAGTCCCAaagaaatcatgaaaaaataaGAAGACCTTTGCCATCTAGAGTTCAAAGTATCTCCAAAGAGTGTCAAAGCCTGGTCCCTTCCAGAATGAGGCGACAATTAGAACTTTTGATTTCATGCGAAGAGGTACTCAAAGTGAAGACTCGCACAATGGTCCACACTAGAGAGCGtgacgaagatgaagaaagagtaggaTCATATCACATTACTACGAATGAGGAGCAATACACTTCATCCCTAAGGAAATTTGACGAATATTTGGGAGATGCCTCTTGGTGTGGCCATATATCTTTTAATGATGGTGATCCTCAAAAAGACGAAGATGTCGAGGACGCTCTTGCGGAACtagaagaaggaattaaaatgACTGTTGATGCATTGAAAGAAGTCAACCTTGGCACTGCAGAAGACTCCAGGCCCACCTATGTAAGTGCCCTATTAACCACAGAT is from Nicotiana tabacum cultivar K326 chromosome 18, ASM71507v2, whole genome shotgun sequence and encodes:
- the LOC142172552 gene encoding uncharacterized protein LOC142172552, with amino-acid sequence MVGYVLERRINRILIDDGSAVNILPIHIIKELSISTEELSESRLMIQGFNQGGQRAIGAIKLEIAMGDMQSTTWMHVIDAKTSYNLLLGRPWIHENKVVPSTYYQCLKYNKDGVENKIVADDKPFSEAEAYFADAKFYLKNHIMKGVKVDDITKAKGKKIAPLFRYVPKVKKDEGESSSLQKGALRELTLPIKQIDTIKLSSKLLENFVAPNMPQNKALPTKRTNEGFDPNAYRLFAKAGYDPNEPSKLGKLPPEATRKANMMKDNEHAVKQSREGLGYKQPPPVRISIRRVSINYITTEDEPVDPNKRPFVFDRLGEPTTRTSVFERLGPLKRKKNKSQRNHEKIRRPLPSRVQSISKECQSLVPSRMRRQLELLISCEEVLKVKTRTMVHTRERDEDEERVGSYHITTNEEQYTSSLRKFDEYLGDASWCGHISFNDGDPQKDEDVEDALAELEEGIKMTVDALKEVNLGTAEDSRPTYVSALLTTDEENTYVELLKEYRDVFAWSYKEMHGLDPKVAVHHLAVKKGARPVKQAQRRFRPELIPSIEAEVNKLIEASFIREVKYPSWISSIVPVKKKNGQIRVCVDFKGLNNACPKDEFLLPIPELMIDATTGYEAMSFMDGSSGYNQIRMAPKDEELTVFRTPKGIYCYKVMPFGLKNAGATYQRAMQNIFDDILHKNVE